CATTGCACGGCGCGAGGCAGAAGACTCGACAAGCTCAGCCCCCTGCCAGCAATGGCATGAAACGACCAAGGCACTCCGCACAAGGCAAGCACAACCGCAAGCAATCGACCCCGCCGCCCCGCTCCCCGCGATTACGCTCGCGTCAAGCAGGTAAATACCTAGCGATGCCTGTGGGGCGGGTGACAGACTCAAGGGAGTACGCAACCGATACACCGACAGGCAAACTCGTGAGAACCAAGCACACCATTCCCTTTACCGACCAGTTCGTCCGCGGCGCGGCGGACCTCGAAATCACGAGCGAGGGAGCAATCCCCCACCGCATCGCGACCGCCAACCGCCATCGCTACCGCGACCCCCAACTGATGGGCGCCGAGGCTCAGCCATCCGGCGTGCGCGTCGAACTATTGACGGCCGCAACCACCGTCGAATTGACCGTCCACACAACGCGGTTCACCTACGCCGGGATCACGCGTCCGCGGGGGCAAATCGACATCGAGGTCGACGGCCACATAATCGCGAGCCACGCGCTCACGGGCGGAACCGCGCTGGAAACCGACTTCGCGACAGGCACGACCTCGCGAACCGTCGGCCCCGACGACGTCGTCACGATCAGTGACTTACCCACCGGAACCCACCACATCGCCATGTGGCTTCCCTTCAATGAACAGGTCGAACTCCGTTCTCTCGTTGCCGACGCGGCCGCCTTACCCGTCGCCGCGGCGGGAGTCACCTGGATCAATTACGGCAGTTCGATCAGCCAGGGCTCGAACGCGGCCTCGCCGACGGGCATCTGGCCGGTCGTCGCGGCCCGCAACACCGGAAACGTCGACCTCATCAATATGGGGTTCGGCGGCAGCGCGATGGCCGACCCGTTTATTGCACGCCAGATCGCGCAAACGCGCGCGGACGTTATTTCCGCGAGCATCGGAATCAATGTCGTCAACCTCGACGCCATGCATGAGCGCATCTTCGTCCCGCTCGTACACGGATTCTTGGACACGATCCGCGACGGCCATCCAACCACACCGATCCTGCTAATCACGCCGATTTTCTGCGGCATCCACGAAGACACGCCCGGCCCCGGTGCCTTCGATCCC
This is a stretch of genomic DNA from Rarobacter incanus. It encodes these proteins:
- a CDS encoding SGNH/GDSL hydrolase family protein, with product MRTKHTIPFTDQFVRGAADLEITSEGAIPHRIATANRHRYRDPQLMGAEAQPSGVRVELLTAATTVELTVHTTRFTYAGITRPRGQIDIEVDGHIIASHALTGGTALETDFATGTTSRTVGPDDVVTISDLPTGTHHIAMWLPFNEQVELRSLVADAAALPVAAAGVTWINYGSSISQGSNAASPTGIWPVVAARNTGNVDLINMGFGGSAMADPFIARQIAQTRADVISASIGINVVNLDAMHERIFVPLVHGFLDTIRDGHPTTPILLITPIFCGIHEDTPGPGAFDPAAFATGTARFIATGDPADAAPRHLTLTSIRRLLTSISNERSDPHLHLIDGLELFGAADAEALPLPDALHPGPAAHDLIGTRFARFLCTVASAR